From the Micromonospora sediminicola genome, one window contains:
- a CDS encoding YciI family protein, whose product MRQYLISMYQPAGAVRPDPEFLAGVMREVEAIGRDLREAGCWVFGDGLHAPETATVLRPDGDAVLVTDGPFTEGKEYLGGVTVIRAPDLDAALDWGRRYARATTLPIEVRPFQGEG is encoded by the coding sequence ATGAGGCAGTACCTGATCAGCATGTACCAGCCGGCCGGCGCGGTCCGGCCGGACCCGGAGTTCCTGGCCGGGGTGATGCGCGAGGTCGAGGCCATCGGCCGGGACCTGCGGGAGGCCGGGTGCTGGGTGTTCGGCGACGGGCTGCACGCGCCGGAGACCGCCACCGTGCTGCGCCCGGACGGCGACGCGGTGCTGGTCACCGACGGGCCGTTCACCGAGGGCAAGGAGTACCTGGGCGGCGTCACCGTCATCCGGGCGCCCGACCTGGACGCCGCGCTCGACTGGGGTCGCCGCTACGCCCGCGCCACCACGCTGCCGATCGAGGTGCGCCCGTTCCAGGGCGAGGGATGA